A window of the Plasmodium vivax chromosome 12, whole genome shotgun sequence genome harbors these coding sequences:
- a CDS encoding hypothetical protein, conserved (encoded by transcript PVX_117245A), whose translation MHFFVLPVLSKYNVIERDEEKYIILVARMKRMALSTRKKKHPRNTIKSKILKTRKRKRDYDEVYKDYLNQPDLPYDEDKKGGGQHKCYACDIYFINDDAKKQHEKTKKHKRRVKMLNTETPYTYKDALKAAEIAL comes from the exons atgcatttttttgtgctgcCCGTCCTTTCCAAATATAATGTAATCGAACGAGATGAAGAAAAGTACATTATACTAGTCGCAAGAATGAAAAGAA TGGCCCTGTcgacgagaaaaaaaaaacacccgcGCAATAcgataaaaagcaaaattctGAAGaccagaaaaaggaaaagagatTACGATGAAG TATATAAGGATTATCTGAACCAACCGGACCTTCCGTACGATGAAGACAAAAAGGGAGGCG GACAACATAAGTGCTACGCTTGcgacatttattttataaatgacGACGCGAAGAAACAAcacgaaaaaacgaagaaacaCAAGAGGAGAGTGAAAATGCTTAACACAGAGACGCCCTACACTTAT AAGGACGCCCTGAAGGCTGCCGAGATTGCCCTGTAA
- a CDS encoding hypothetical protein, conserved (encoded by transcript PVX_117250A) has protein sequence MKKKNDSFKKPIVGKEKSNVKNAASENEKTKKKKKKKKIPKDKIENEDKVEITEKKELVDNIKINTYNESDDKLVGKIISYMKQEKEEMVHNLLNKYYDADKKTPFFYIDINIHQCIYGVFFPLSTKDKSLSHKKTNRYYDSSCMYFYNVTNNKCLNIIFHFLKEFFKEHALHHFENCCEMMQSTYLFFFILLTDYFLVSPNVRQYCAENFKILFKLKTYLFEKYIKHTNKIILNKFILLNRAENGNRKNAFFFSETKIINGIINENKIEFSNMKMSIISSNHVDKRYFLTLVIKAKSYEYMDDFIFLDLFKIHILSNPCVSASSGRGEMETPPNHCSDDRSNSSPYVAFSDVANSFPLEEQQNAFSYIFEIELPSDIYTDGELEIFYIDTNKKVNCVNFFPADDLHQLGGPHLHGAHAEMPNGEGADVEKRQNATEEESTDNLGSQHMHNKENLSPKDATPKWSEEKNKSEEATSAKRNIRISVQNGEHIKTCDMSTGKKENTLHECSEKKPYDEINVVKVQSEKISLNDKTYVRIHSNRISNYYINLNSVTNFPYLQWEIKYCENKVVAMLRSQNGKSFIFHIDDYGMELQDNGVDVLKDLYNCTLDVYTLLFLMKKKGINLLVTNVEVGKMLEKEGYHLAEDQTEDLLINDILLCFRFMAFHSVEVNPANATKSKMMVHVRGDGQKVRGPLTDSLHVEYEENFCRIAKIETEESEKKFMKNLTKHKSILYCLFELCEFINLNNKKERTKLGDTTKQENNDDEKNDVVNFQNFLINTFSRNSIEKMNEVVIKDGDNLKKNSLQIDDVETLAANDYSDLFELSPMVHNLQLFLKLTRAVSFTGV, from the exons atgaaaaaaaaaaacgacagtTTTAAGAAGCCCATTgtggggaaggagaagagtaatgtgaaaaatgcagctagcgaaaatgaaaaaacgaaaaaaaaaaaaaaaaaaaaaaaaataccaaaggataaaattgaaaatgaagataaagTCGAAATAaccgaaaaaaaggaattggTAGACAACATAAAGATAAACACCTATAACGAAAGTGATGATAAGTTGGTTGGGAAAATCATCTCCTACATGAAgcaagaaaaggaagaaatggtCCACAATTTGTTAAACAAATACTATGACGCTGATAAAAAAACGCCCTTCTTTTATATTGACATAAATATACACCAGTGTATATATGGagtcttttttcccttgtcCACAAAAGACAAATCATTGTctcacaaaaaaacaaacaggTATTATGATAGCAGCTGCATGTACTTCTACAACGTGACGAATAACAAATGCttgaatataattttccattttttgaaagaatTTTTCAAAGAACATGCGTTACATCATTTTGAGAACTGCTGCGAAATGATGCAGTcaacttatttattttttttcattttgctaacCGACTATTTTTTGGTAAGTCCAAATGTCCGGCAGTACTGCGCtgagaattttaaaattttattcaagTTAAAAACATACCTCTTTGAAAAGTACATAAAACACACAAATAAGATCATACtgaacaaatttattttgctaaatAGGGCAGAAAATGGAAACAGGAAAaatgcctttttcttttctgaaACGAAGATAATAAATGGAATAATAAATGAGAACAAAATAGAGTTTTCCAACATGAAGATGAGCATAATTTCTTCTAATCATGTCGACAAGCGGTATTTCCTCACTTTGGTAATAAAAGCCAAGTCGTACGAATATATggatgattttatttttctcgatttatttaaaattcacATTTTATCCAATCCGTGTGTGTCTGCATCGTCAGGAAGGGGTGAAATGGAGACCCCCCCTAACCACTGCTCTGACGATCGTAGCAACTCGTCTCCCTACGTTGCCTTTTCCGATGTAGCAAATTCCTTCCCCCTAGAAGAACAACAAAATGCATTTTCATACATATTCGAAATTGAACTCCCCAGTGATATTTACACTGATGGGGAATTGGAAATATTCTACATCGACACTAATAAGAAGGTGAACTgtgtgaattttttccctgcgGATGATTTGCATCAATTGGGAGGACCACACCTTCATGGGGCGCATGCTGAAATGCCAAACGGAGAGGGGGCAGACGtggaaaaaagacaaaacgCGACGGAGGAGGAAAGCACTGACAATTTGGGTTCCCAACATATGCACAATAAGGAGAATCTCTCCCCAAAGGATGCCACTCCAAAATggagcgaagaaaaaaataaaagcgaaGAGGCAACTTCtgcaaaaagaaacattCGCATAAgtgtacaaaatggggaacacATTAAGACCTGCGATATGAGtacggggaaaaaagaaaataccTTACATGAGTGCTCAGAAAAAAAGCCATATGATGAAATAAATGTAGTTAAAGTACAAAGTGAGAAAATTTCACTAAATGATAAAACATACGTAAGAATTCATAGCAACCGAATCAGCAACTATTATATCAATCTCAATAGCGTAACTAATTTCCCATACCTCCAGTGGGAAATTAAATATTGTGAAAATAAAGTAGTTGCAATGCTAAGGagccaaaatggtaaaagCTTCATTTTCCACATTGATGACTATGGCATGGAACTACAAGACAACGGCGTAGACGTTCTCAAGGACCTATACAACTGCACCCTAGATGTATACaccttattatttttaatgaaaaaaaagggaattaaCCTCTTAGTTACAAATGTCGAAGTGGGGAAGATGCTTGAAAAGGAGGGGTATCATCTGGCGGAGGACCAAACGGAGGACCTTTTAATAAACGACATTTTGTTGTGCTTTCGATTTATGGCCTTTCATTCCGTGGAAGTAAACCCGGCCAACGCGACCAAGTCGAAGATGATGGTTCACGTGAGGGGGGACGGACAGAAGGTGAGAGGACCACTGACCGATTCGCTACATGTGGAGTATGAGGAGAATTTTTGCAG AATTGCCAAAATCGAAACGgaagaaagcgaaaaaaagttCATGAAAAATTTGACGAAACATAAATCCATCCTGTATTGCCTATTCGAGTTGTGCGAATTTatcaatttaaataataagaaGGAAAGGACAAAGTTGGGCGATACGACCAAACAAGAGAATAACgacgatgaaaaaaatgatgtggtgaatttccaaaattttttaatcaacACTTTTTCACGTAACAGcattgaaaaaatgaatgaagtGGTAATAAAGGATGGGgataacttaaaaaaaaactccttaCAAATAGACGATGTCGAAACGTTAGCCGCAAATGATTACAGCGACTTGTTTGAGTTGAGCCCAATGGTGCATAATTTGCAGCTCTTTTTGAAGCTCACCCGGGCTGTATCATTTACGGGCGTTTGA
- a CDS encoding hypothetical protein, conserved (encoded by transcript PVX_117255A): MERIEDQAVLEKIANLTGDVIKNATPVKKKDKKRKKKKRKSAPTQEKQQNNGANNKKAKQMTDLLDDYKVQQKREICKYFFKRGKCIHNEKCTYSHDVTPIYKISKLCKFLVKGTCEKENCIFSHDYKLFFCRNNVIYNSCYNPLCKFKHIKIDSSVNNSDQHNIEVDNILSKDDKIRFLYNNKNYLMELLINKYHKFDNFEEKNIDDLTKKETYPWFINGIIDLIKLDYKFSRADAFLKLVDKYKNNTLQAKEAVPSSSEYTKLNDNKGTSEDSSISADYTKMAREYVEGSNPDGEKGAHLNSNNPSTANDNNVDGNGGEENFSDYKFYSSEEEEDYTKYLNKYFEIDG, encoded by the exons atggaaagaataGAGGACCAAGCtgttttggaaaaaatagccaacCTTACAG gagaCGTAATCAAAAATGCAACCCctgtgaagaagaaggacaaaaagaggaaaaagaaaaagagaaaaagcgCTCCAACGCAAGAGAAGCAGCAAAACAACGGAGCAAATaacaaaaaggcaaaacaaatGACAGACCTGCTTGATGATTATAAAGTTCAGCAGAAGAGAGAAAtctgtaaatatttttttaaaaggggaaaatgtaTCCACAATGAAAAATGTACCTACTCACATGACGTCACACcgatatataaaatttcaaaGCTCTGCAAATTTCTAGTGAAAGGAACatgtgaaaaagaaaattgtatTTTCTCCCACGATTATAAACTCTTCTTCTGTAGAAATAATGTGATTTACAATTCATGCTACAACCCACTATGCAAATTCAAGCACATCAAAATCGACAGCTCAGTCAATAACTCCGATCAGCACAACATAGAGGTGGATAATATCCTCAGCAAAGATGACAAAATTAGGTTTCtctataataataaaaattatttaatggaGCTCCTAATTAATAAGTACCATAAATTTGATAACTTCGAAGAGAAGAATATAGACGATTTGaccaaaaaggaaacctACCCCTGGTTCATCAATGGCATTATCGATCTGATCAAATTAGACTATAAATTCAGTAGGGCAGacgcctttttaaaattagtagacaagtataaaaataatactcTTCAGGCCAAAGAGGCAGTGCCGAGCAGTAGTGAATACACCAAGCTGAATGACAATAAGGGAACTAGCGAGGACTCCTCCATTAGTGCGgattacacaaaaatggcaaGAGAATATGTAGAGGGTAGCAACCCTGATGGGGAAAAGGGTGCGCACTTGAACAGTAACAACCCCTCCACTGCGAACGATAACAACGTCGATGGTAACGGTGGTGAGGAAAATTTCAGTGACTATAAATTTTACTCgagcgaagaggaggaggattaCACCAAGTACCTGAATAAATACTTCGAAATAGATGGGTAG
- a CDS encoding hypothetical protein, conserved (encoded by transcript PVX_117260A): protein MRIANVQRSGKTYVELAIVRLWRGKGAAAVYPLTASLRKNGKRNYSITRHQQSASRGSEKEEGTSCAEHDKGIKNAALHIVSRSLSEKTKQQTHLYSHTDACEEVKEKRIRESLKKYNLFNVYLEKIKKAPGQNKKKQKIINVNSVKHYDEYVHMFDIDSLLIYANNKFKIFKKRRKNHGNKTLFAHFVKIFIRLNVILNDFFSQNGEISCGEFFTNAFKTYLQNIPPVKSVTKERKKYDQTFFFKILQLVKIFNQIKFFKTLKRGTASHVEHILALPIDRGKGNIRKEETKIFPNVDHHKLFYEYMTSNYDEDTDKENFDAPNDINFVSSLNLFGDKLEEITGVDDAEGVIFHKKGPTRKGSAYALGEEYVDSSPERINEDLRNLPPSSTPPFNYPNMGVDAPHVEIVATNKLNFPSDEAVHEELNNHRSFDYVSFAKSFIRLLTSLIKHLHDDGVVRLFVHCSDMFDSEWDDNQRDDSQSIDNQWNANQWNGDEVLSFYTEMYNRINKMKNISNKNIAYILSACSNYRLGEENALLLKKLKRDILSNSTYGKGGTKRHLNIYNVTPSHLENIIYTFAKHRIREKKLFTLLSEIVKEKFHGFSCITTINILNSYTVLNYESLVFDFLYAKIKSFDFLSFMMCRGKNVIKLMNTLLLIERRNCSSVGGGEKVTISTGKDGRENHSASLTDAGVYTALMSALLYELKTFKGVGTRGGDVSGGSGGVDWIERDHLNDQSSNNAHRTSAPTGEHSIRSIYKKLLRLQIIGLQNKSDLAILKRILKRTYGELDVDQLDDFFVFSFINLNLNKINFHKLVFTLLTYNKLIEGGSLLNNYAQTKTKFI from the coding sequence ATGAGAATTGCAAATGTGCAAAGAAGTGGAAAGACCTACGTAGAATTAGCAATAGTCCGTCTGTGGAGAGGCAAAGGAGCCGCGGCGGTATACCCCCTCACCGCGTCGCttcgtaaaaatgggaagagaaACTACTCCATTACGCGTCACCAACAAAGCGCATCGAGaggaagcgaaaaggaagagggaaCATCATGCGCGGAGCACGACAAAGGTATAAAAAACGCCGCCTTACACATTGTGAGTCGAAGCCTATCTGAAAAGACAAAGCAGCAAACACACCTGTATAGCCACACTGACGCGTGCgaagaagtgaaagaaaaacgaatcAGGGAAAGCTTAAAAAAGTACAACTTATTTAATGTTTATcttgagaaaataaaaaaagcaccgggacaaaataaaaaaaaacaaaaaatcaTCAACGTAAATAGCGTCAAACATTACGATGAATATGTTCACATGTTTGACATAGATTCGTTGCTAATTTATGCGAACAACAAATTTaagatatttaaaaaaagaaggaaaaatcatGGGAACAAAACCCTTTTCGCgcactttgtaaaaatatttatacgGCTGAACGTCAttttaaatgattttttttcgcagaaCGGTGAAATAAGCTGTGGCGAGTTTTTTACAAACGCATTTAAGACTTACTTGCAAAATATTCCACCTGTCAAAAGTGTaacaaaagaaagaaaaaagtatgatcaaacttttttttttaaaattttgcaacTAGTTAAGATTTTTAATcaaatcaaattttttaagactttaaaaaggggaactgCTTCGCATGTGGAACACATTTTGGCCCTCCCCATTGATagaggaaaagggaacatTCGCAaagaggaaacaaaaatttttccaaatgtaGACCATCACAAATTGTTCTACGAATATATGACCAGCAACTATGATGAGGATActgataaagaaaatttcgaTGCCCCAAATGATATCAACTTCGTGAGCAGCTTAAACCTATTTGGCGACAAATTAGAGGAAATAACGGGTGTAGACGATGCAGAGGGGGTTATTTTTCACAAGAAGGGGCCCACCAGAAAAGGATCAGCATATGCGTTGGGGGAAGAATATGTGGACTCCTCCCCAGAGCGCATAAATGAAGACCTGCGCAATTTGCCCCCTTCGAGCACCCCCCCCTTCAATTATCCAAATATGGGTGTAGATGCTCCTCACGTTGAGATAGTAGCGACAAACAAGCTTAATTTCCCGAGTGACGAAGCAGTGCATGAGGAGTTGAACAACCATAGGAGCTTCGACTACGTGAGCTTTGCCAAATCGTTTATCCGTTTGTTAACAAGTTTAATAAAACACCTACATGACGATGGGGTGGTCAGATTATTCGTTCACTGCTCCGACATGTTCGATAGCGAGTGGGATGATAACCAAAGGGATGATAGCCAATCGATTGATAACCAGTGGAATGCTAACCAATGGAATGGCGACGAAGTGCTGTCGTTCTACACCGAAATGTACAACCGCATCAAtaagatgaaaaatatttcaaacaAAAACATAGCGTACATTTTAAGCGCATGCAGTAACTATCGCTTAGGGGAGGAAAATGCGCTCCTcttaaaaaaactaaaaagaGACATCCTGTCGAATAGCACGTATGGAAAGGGCGGCACAAAAAGGCACTTAAACATATATAACGTCACTCCATCCCATTTGGAGAACATTATTtacacttttgcaaaacataggattagagaaaaaaaattattcacacTGTTGAGCGAAATTGTGAAGGAAAAGTTCCACGGGTTCTCTTGCATAACCACCATAAACATTCTAAACAGCTACACCGTCTTGAACTACGAATCGTTAGTGTTTGATTTTCtgtatgcaaaaataaagagcTTTGATTTCTTATCCTTTATGATGtgtagggggaaaaatgtcATAAAGCTGATGAATACACTGCTGCTGATTGAGCGTCGAAACTGCAGTTCGGTtggtgggggggagaaggtgACGATCTCCACAGGGAAAGACGGCAGAGAGAACCACAGTGCTTCATTAACCGATGCGGGAGTTTACACAGCGCTCATGTCGGCGCTGCTGTACGAGCTGAAAACGTTTAAGGGGGTGGGCACCCGCGGTGGCGATGTaagtggaggaagcggcggagtggACTGGATCGAACGGGACCACCTGAATGACCAAAGTAGTAATAATGCCCACCGCACGAGCGCCCCCACAGGCGAGCACTCCATTCGCAGCATTTACAAAAAACTGCTGAGGCTGCAAATAATTGGCCTGCAAAACAAATCGGACCTGGCGATTCTAAAAAGGATACTCAAGAGGACGTACGGCGAGCTGGACGTGGACCAGTTGGAcgatttttttgtcttttcatTCATTAACTTgaatttgaacaaaattaattttcacAAGTTAGTCTTTACATTACTAACGTATAATAAGTTAATCGAGGGGGGGAGCCTCCTAAATAATTATGCacaaacaaaaacaaagttTATCTAA
- a CDS encoding hypothetical protein, conserved (encoded by transcript PVX_117265A) — MRKKSSGSKRRKKGQDVGGESDESFIDSVEEEELAEAEGEEGEEDAVDAEEEEEGDEDDVEDEEDGEEGDEDDAEEVEDVEDVEDGEDGEGDEEDEDNEEDEEDEEDEDYELKNYGIALEMPKRKNRGKNLKKLIGEDLEKDEKFWNDSIWEEEEVDEEYVNSEGEEEYIDVTDSDFDDDEDEVDDDDEEEAERNERELDDEEVKWKKKKMFSYLEKLKKQTHNHALRHKLMKKAKYYGSKVLGGKYGAPLHGVEHKSGRRKKGVADEGAADEEVAGALKVEGMVKKQKKVDSSCMVLHRSTRDTTRQKTEQIQKLSELRRIKKENRFKKIYENKKKQKSMQREMTREERLEEAKITEQYNLQSLLQLQAWEEEKKKYIENKRIIYHRPENVFISYSYSKDKTFPSSENLKYELDSYYVQDPAQMGNATLSGGLPYPPDSSINIAQNCVNSYSGVVESNRDVDQADSAFQVRGAIVKEEGSAPNGEELPDDVSEGSIKRKKSENDQVSKESEEEDGNADSKTEMEKSKPMQPIELHNLENLDNLDQCEDLHIEYLNENDEINFGMHTKDNSKKECDNITKVPKKRKKIKTDREERQIYIVTDSNELNMYSNYNNCKEYLEGVRNKNNLCAITNLEGKYFDPLTKKYYNNAEAFKLLRFYHHQKTYDDVNEQISMMVELFTNKLTEIEENTKNGVFDNV; from the coding sequence atgaggaaaaaatccAGTGGGAGtaagagaaggaaaaaagggcaaGATGTAGGGGGCGAGTCGGACGAAAGCTTCATCGACAgcgtggaggaggaggagctggCGGAGGCAGAAGGTgaggaaggtgaagaagacgCGGTAgacgcggaggaggaagaagagggggacGAGGATGACgtggaagacgaagaagacgGTGAGGAGGGGGACGAGGATGACgcagaagaagtggaagacgTGGAAGACGTGGAAGACGGGGAAGACGGCGAAGGagacgaagaagatgaagataacgaagaggacgaagaggatgaggaggacgagGACTACGAACTGAAAAATTACGGCATAGCACTTGAAATGCCTAAGCGAAAGAACAGAGGAAAAAACCTGAAAAAGCTAATCGGGGAAGACTTAGAAAAAGACGAAAAGTTCTGGAATGATAGCATctgggaggaagaagaagtagacGAGGAGTACGTCAATtcggaaggggaagaagaatacATAGATGTAACTGATTCCGATTttgacgatgatgaggatgaggtggacgatgatgacgaggaagaagcggagagAAATGAAAGGGAACTAGATGATGAAGAGgtaaaatggaagaagaaaaaaatgttttcctatttggaaaaattaaaaaaacaaacgcaTAATCATGCATTAAGGCATAAGCTAATGAAGAAGGCGAAGTATTACGGGAGCAAAGTGCTTGGTGGGAAATATGGGGCTCCTCTCCACGGCGTGGAACACAAAtcggggaggagaaaaaagggagtggCAGACGAAGGAGCGGCAGATGAAGAAGTGGCAGGGGCGCTAAAAGTCGAAGGgatggtgaagaagcaaaaaaaagttgacaGCTCCTGTATGGTGTTGCATAGATCCACTAGAGATACAACACGACAGAAGACGGAGCAAATACAAAAGCTCTCCGAATTGAGAAgaatcaaaaaggaaaatcgttttaaaaaaatttatgaaaataaaaaaaaacaaaaaagtatGCAAAGGGAAATGACAAGAGAGGAAAGAttagaagaagcaaaaataacCGAGCAGTACAATTTGCAATCCCTTTTACAGTTACAAGCctgggaagaagaaaaaaaaaaatatattgaaaataagAGAATTATTTACCATAGACcggaaaatgtttttattagTTATTCCTACTCGAAGGATAAAACATTTCCATCCAGCGAAAATTTGAAATATGAACTCGATTCATATTATGTGCAAGATCCagcacaaatgggaaatgCCACTCTGAGTGGAGGTCTCCCATACCCCCCCGATAGTAGCATAAACATAGCGCAAAATTGCGTAAACAGCTACAGTGGCGTTGTAGAAAGTAATAGGGATGTGGACCAAGCTGATTCAGCATTCCAAGTAAGAGGCGCAATTGTTAAGGAGGAAGGTAGCGCACCCAATGGGGAAGAACTGCCTGATGATGTGAGCGAGGGGagcataaaaagaaaaaaaagtgaaaacgaTCAGGTGTCCAAAGAAAGCGAGGAGGAAGATGGTAATGCGGATAGCAAAACAGAAATGGAGAAATCAAAACCGATGCAGCCGATCGAGTTgcacaatttggaaaatctGGACAATCTGGATCAGTGCGAAGATTTACACATAGAATATTTaaacgaaaatgatgaaataaattttgggATGCACACAAAGGATAATAGCAAAAAGGAATGTGATAACATTACAAAGGTAccgaaaaagagaaaaaaaattaaaacggaCAGGGAGGAaagacaaatatatattgtcaCCGATTCGAACGAGTTAAATATGTACAGCAATTATAACAATTGTAAGGAATATCTGGAAGGagtgagaaataaaaataacttatGCGCAATCACCAATTTGGAGGGCAAATATTTTGACCCCCtaaccaaaaaatattataataatgcaGAAGCGTTCAAATTGCTACGATTTTATCATCATCAAAAAACGTATGACGATGTCAATGAGCAGATATCCATGATGGTTGAGCTTTTTACGAACAAGTTAACAGAAATAgaggaaaatacaaaaaatggcgTGTTTGATAATGtttag